The Alnus glutinosa chromosome 1, dhAlnGlut1.1, whole genome shotgun sequence region tatcaaaattcttcaaatatccctctttttttttttaggagaaaaaaaatcagaatttaacgaaatttataaaaatattcgtgtctgaatctttgaaaaaattttatatatatatatatttttttaaaaaaaataacatggatattttgaaaattttaataagatttaactgaaaattctaataaagggttgaaattgaaaaaaaataaaataaaattaaaagatggagcctaaattaacaatttttaaaatttgagtatttaattgtaaaaatgaaaaaatatcaagagaagtgaattttttttttttttttaatttaaaaatatagttaaacGTTTAGTAAAATTACAATTCGACCtctaaaattatatgtttttaaaaactcaCTTTCCTAGCATAGAAGGTTAAactgctattttattttattttttattttttatttttaaaaagttctcAAACAAGACATTAAATCAATGGAGTCAATTTGATAAGAACTCGGGGCCATACCAATCGTCACACAAAGATGGAGATGAAATGGGCTTTGGTATGATTACCTATCATTGCTGTCCTTTTACTTTCCTGTGATTTAACTTGACAATACATCATTATTTGTCTGTATTAGGCGGCTCATCAAGTGATCCTCATCTTGCACTTGGGTTTTATGATGGAGTCTCTGTCTGCAACCATCATCTTTATCCTATCCCACCTGATAAAGATCAATATGAACCAATAAAAAGTTCATGCTTGCAGACATCATTTTTAAGATATTATTTGGAAGTAAAACAAGAACAGTAGCTCAATTACTGTTTTTGTCTGTACATCGAATCCAAGAGGTTGTTTTTATCTGTGTCCCCATTACATACTAATTCAAAATGTTTCCTCCAATGGGCTGCAAGAGAACAGGAGTTTATTATATCCTTCAGCATCTTGTAAAACTTTGCATGAAACTAGAGTGATAATTGTATTAGGGTTATCTCCaaataattgtatttaaagTGCTAATACCTGTATCAGGTTATTTATAAATTGCTGGCCATTGATTCTGAATTGGAAGCAGAGAGCATATACACTGAAAGATACAAGAAACATATATTTAGGATCACTTCCTTCAAAAGTATATTGCGTGTTTATGATGGCGCATGAAAATTCAAAAGTTTGTTCATTAAGCTCTTATGTCTTCCATACGCAAGCAAAGCTTAAATTTGACCACTCAGGGACAGGCCTCCATGGGCAACTATTTCTGTAAGCTAGCCAAGCAAGACAGCAGAACTACAAAATATCCATCATACATATCCAGACAACgaaagattaaaaaatgttGACAACTGAAAAGAacgatttgaaaattttattattaatttaataaagtgAACCCTGTGTCTGGGTTGGAAAACAAGTGTAGAAAATAATGCACTTCTACAGTTTATACGATGAACCAAACCCCCAAAATGAATGTTAtgtaaaattctatttttttcttcttttttttctcatcgACTAACCGAATGACAGCTTTACCTCCTCCGTTTTcttcttatatttatattattttgatctCTGAATTTCATATGCTATTGCCAAAGCAACAACTCTCATAGCAATGAAAAATGTTTCGACAGACATGCAAGTCATATGACTAGATGGCCATGCAACAATAACAAGATCATATACAACTTCAAAATTATAGCATTGAATATTGAGAATTTCTAATTCAAAAGGCAACCATTATCACAGTTCTCTACGTGGAGGTAAAAGTGAGGCCAATGAAGACGCTCAAGACCagtttcatcttttcagaaactGCAGAAATTTATCCCTTTCCCCTCTACCAAGAAGTTAGAAACACGCCTGAACAACATGCTTGTATAGGTGACAAGTgtgtatattttttcttttttttgggggtgttGGGGGGGATATTTTTATACCATTGTGATGGGACTTGGGCAAAGTGATACATGGATTATGGTCTGTAAATAGAAAAGGGAGAACATAGAAACATCCACAAGGCATAAGATGGAGAATGACATAAGACATCCACTCCCATTGGTTGGGGTAAATCCATAACAGGACCATAAGTCCCAATTACCTGAAAGCAACAGCGAAGAAATTTCTTCATGGCCAACTATATATCCTACAGCCCATCCCCTTTAGCAGAGTTCTAAAGCACATTCATCCGAGGGGAAAGAGAGTGATATCTTCTATCCATATTTAGCTGTAAGAATTTCATAACAATGAATTCCCATCAAAATTGCGAAACATAGTGATGGAAGGGAAGAAAGAGTACACGAATACTCCAGTGGTGCCAGATGGAGAATATGAAACCTTCACCTGCCCACAGCCCCCCATAACTCcaagaaagaggaagaacaaGATAAAAAACAAGAGGAGGTTTAGTGACGAACAAATTAAGTCACTGGAGTCCATTTTTGAATCAGAGACAAGGCTTGAGCCTAAGAAGAAGGTGCAGCTGGCAAGAGAGCTCGGGCTGCAACCTCGCCAGGTAGCCATATGGTTTCAGAACAGAAGGGCTAGATGGAAGTCAAAACAGATAGAGCAAGAATACAGAACGCTCAAGGATGATTATGACAATCTAGCATCCAAGTTTGAGTCAttaaagaaagagaagcaaTCCTTGCTCATACAGGTATCATTCTTAACACTTACTTCCCTAGAAAAGTCATAAACAGAATCCCTAGAAAAGTCATAAACAGAATCATCTTATTTGCTTTTCTAACAGTTGCAGAACCTAGGTGATCTGCTTGGAAAAAATCATGATGGGAGTGGGAATAGCGAGGGTTTGGAAGGAAGTAGCAGAGTCGGTGGATCAGATAATGTGAACATTAATAGTGAGACTAAAGGAAAGCAGAGTTGCTTAAAGAAGGGAGTGGAACAAGGTAGTGTAATGTGTCCACGTGAAGATAAGAACGACATTGGAAACTTTGGGGAGGAAGGACACAGACTTTTGAACATGACTGAACATGGACATGGTTCCTTGGCATCACTTGAAAAATGGTACAGTTATGATTCGGGTGGTATGTTTGATCAGTTATGTAGCAGTCCATACTGGTTCAATTCTTGGACTTGAAAAATGCACCTTGCCTACAAAAGTTGGATGTTTATTTGACAACTGATTCCTCATGCTGGATGGGACCTCAAAAGGAACACACGAGAGAGGGTGAATATGAAGTGGATGACTCAAATACATCCAGAATTGTCAGCATGTTAACCTATAGTAGATTGGAAATCTCGCACTCATTTTGCCAGGAAGATCAAAGGTAAACTTACACACCTTGAAAGAAGTGAAGCCAGCAAAGGAATGGTCACCTAGAGGTTTTTTCAGGCATGTATGCCTGCGTGAGTATGTGACCGTGTTGTGAGGTAAGACCACGAGCTTGTAAAATTCTGAGAAGCATCAATACAGAGAGGGTGTAAGATATTGCTTGAAATAATAAAGCAGTAGATTGTTTGATTATGTGAAATATAGATTCATTTCTAACTTCCTTCTTTGTGGATTATTTGAGTGTACTTCAAAACAAGAAGATGCAAGATATATAATGAAACCCACAAGCCATGTCTGAGAGGTTCCATGAACACATTATCATACTTTGAAAAACTATAACATGGAATTCATCCCTATGCCTCTAAGTTAATGTCAATAGAGCACAAAAGACAGCCTCTAAACCACTTAAACCTCACTTCCATTTCAGTACATATTCCCCACATATAGTCACAAGTCATAAGCTCCACACTTTGGGGGGAAATTAAACCAAAAGGAATTAGAGCACTAAACCAATATATTGCTTATGCAACTcttgaaaaacttttttttttcctctgttcCGTTTGTAGTACTGTTCAATCACAAGTTTAATTCAACCAAGCAAAAAGCCTGTAAAACTTGAGAGGAGCATTATTTTGGAACACTACCATTCCTGAACAGTTTGCAAGTTTGGCAAGCGAATCATGTTAGAAGGGAGGCAAACGGAGCTGCTCACAGACTAGCGCTTCCTGCGCTTACTCACTTGGATGAAGCTCTTACTCGTATTCTTGATATTCTGTCTGCTGAACGTTGTGTTGAAGCTCATCTGTGAAAGTTTTATTAGcctgttttcaaaaaaaaaaaaaaaaagggagcgGGGGAAACATATGGTTTCATCTGTAAATGTGCGGCTGCAGGTGGGGGGTTGAGTATGAAGatcaaaaactaaaaacatcCTTGCGCTGGGATACATCTTTTTATCCTAACTTCCCGTCCACTTCCATATTTAGAATTTCCTCATGCCTCTAAATTGTCTTCAAGGTTCTGGATCTAGGGAATATGCTATTCTTAGCTTTCTACTGTTAGATAATATAGGACAGTTTctataatattagtattttttttttcttattaggtATTTACCATAGTCGTTGGTCTGTAACCAAATCTCTAGGAATTCATTACCTTTCCCAGATCACCTCACCTACCATATTTTCCCAAGCCTGTAAACAATTGTATGTAATAAGTCTCCTATCAGTGTCATCCTAGTGGCGGACatatgg contains the following coding sequences:
- the LOC133856794 gene encoding homeobox-leucine zipper protein ATHB-12-like, with protein sequence MEGKKEYTNTPVVPDGEYETFTCPQPPITPRKRKNKIKNKRRFSDEQIKSLESIFESETRLEPKKKVQLARELGLQPRQVAIWFQNRRARWKSKQIEQEYRTLKDDYDNLASKFESLKKEKQSLLIQLQNLGDLLGKNHDGSGNSEGLEGSSRVGGSDNVNINSETKGKQSCLKKGVEQGSVMCPREDKNDIGNFGEEGHRLLNMTEHGHGSLASLEKWYSYDSGGMFDQLCSSPYWFNSWT